A window of Phragmites australis chromosome 15, lpPhrAust1.1, whole genome shotgun sequence genomic DNA:
acatccgggtgaggtaccacttcatccgaggctgtttggaggaagggagcatcaaggcgagctacatcaacaccaaggatcagcttgcggacctgctcaccaagcctcttgggaggctaaagttccttgagctctgctccaggaccgggatggTTTAATCTTCCcacaagacgacgcacaagccttagggggagaatgatgggataagtccttgtgctgctgtatggtctttgtggggctgccacatggtggtcttgctgcccatatgctttaggacagcatctaggacactaggatagcatctaggacactaggacagcatcttagactagaggacagcatctaggacagcatcttagactagaggacagcatctaggacagcatcttagactagcatcttagactagcatcttagaccagcatcttggcatatgcttggctggccatgggcctataaatatgtatccccaacccctcaggttggcatggcattGTATGAGAAGTGAGAAATAAACCAGAAAAatttgccccaactcctagtgtcatcctctctatgagagtaagaattctgCTACTACCAatagtaagaattcagcgactaacaatATCATGGACATCAATATAGAAGATATGAAAACCTGAGCTATTCATATAAACCAACCTTAACATATAATAACCTACTTCCGCTATAATATAGTACACTTTATAAGAGTACAACCATGCAGTACCACTCAGGTTCAAGTCCAACTGCCCTTTCCGAGCCAATACGGAAACATTTCATCTTGACAATTATTTGCAGAGCAAGCATAACTAATTACCCAAACTCAGGTGGAGTGTTCACGATATTGCTTTGGTTTTAAACCTAATTGCAAAACAAGGTTCCTAAATGGGCAAAAATTCATTCACCAGGTAGATTCTATCAAGCATGGAGTTAGCATGGGAGAGTTCATGATAAGAGACAGAATCACCGAGATAACAATGGAACTACCTTATAATCAGCCTACCACACATGAGAAACATAAACATAGAAAAGATGGAAATATAGTTATATATATCCCGTACAAATAGTCAAATAGCCTACCTGTCCTCCTTCTGTGACTTGTCCTTCTCTATCTCGAACACAATATATCTGCTGCGTTTGGAACTGAAACAGATATTGGAAACATGCATACATTGTAAGCAGAACAAACTAAAACGGacaaaaaaattttaaaacaatGTACCACTAATGCACTTACGCGTAAGATAATTACAGGTGCAGATCCAAACATTTTTGTTTCCAATACATCAGCCTCTGAAATGTGCAGAATCTGGAAGGGCAAAAGAATATaagaatttttcttaattttttttaaacaaagcCATGTGGTTCTTCCCAGCTTAGGAGCAACAAGCTACAGTCAATCACGAAAAAAAATCTACTGAACACAGCACAATCTAATGTGACTGGGTTTAAAAAGAAGGCAAAGATTTCAataataaaattcaaatataatcTGTGGGGAGGGGAATGTTCAAGACATATAGATCAACAATGGCCTACTTTGTGATCGAAAAATATGCCCTGTGATGCATAAGCTTGTCTCTCTCCTTTGCAGCGCTCAATCACTTCCTTTGTGCAATACTTTTTTAAAGTCTCCACGTCACCCTGAAAGCATCGTATGTAACTGTGAGATCACATTGCTAAAATGTCTATTAGGTGGGTGCATGACTTTTCATGTAAATTAGACAGAATCTTAACAGATGCCTTTGAACTTCACATTATAGACTATCTGAAACTCGCTAGTTTCAAAGCACGAAAATTTCTTTCATATTTCTCCATAAATAATTATAAGAAATAATATATTAGCAGCCTATGCCATTAGGACAATCAGCAATCACACTTTTTCAACAAATGAAAAAATTTCTCCTTAGAAAGACAAGGTTTACCTTAGAATATGCAGTGAGAACAGGCCTGATCATGTCTTGAACATCAGCAACAAAATCGGACAGGGAAAAGGACCTGTGCACAAAATGGTGAAATATGATTCAGCTACCTCCTGAGTATCTCAAAGTTAAGTTAGACGCCTTACGGGTCTCTTTGCCGAATCTCCCTGAATGTCACTGCAGCTGCGGTTTCTTCAAGAAAAGATTCGTTCAAACTataaggaaagaaagaaagcagaACAACAGCCCATCAGGGGCAAATATATTGAATATGGTGAAATAAAGGGAAAAAATCAAGTGAGTTGCAACTGCAAGAAAGAGATTATTGCATTTATTTTCATCCCCATTTATGTTAGTAACGATGTGGAATCACGAATGAATTGATGACCATGAATGCACCTGGCAGTCACCATACTTAGTGCTTTCAAGAAGCAAAAGGCACTGTGCTAAGTGCTAACAGAAATAAATAGAGTAAGTTCAGATTGAATCCATCAAATTTCGCAACCAGATAGCACAAATAATGAAGGAGTACACGTACTCTTGAATTTTCTGAACTACTGGATTGTCACTTGTCTCCCATCTTTCTCGGACATCCTCTGCTACCTGCATTTGTAGACGCAAAACATGAACACatgtaaaaaaagaaacaaaacatgAACATAACTACAAGAGAAAACTATATTTGACCAAATACATCAAACACAACTGTACAGCATTGTGATGGTACCTCTTGTCCCCGGGTTACAACAGGTTTGGTGTATTCATTTAATCTCTTATAGACCGGATGACCTTGCATCTTATAGAGAAAAAAAGGATTTCAGAAAGGGTATTTATGTAAAAAAAGATTGGAGGAAAGTTCAACATTCTCTAAAGATACCTGATTCTTAAATGCTTCCCATTTTTCACCCAATACCGACTTCTTTGTTGGTATAATAACTATATCAGTTCTTGTACTCTTTTCAACTGCAGCAGAAGCATGCCTAGCTTGATATTTCTTCTTTCTGCTAGAGCTAGAACTTAATTCATCTTTGACGATTTCATATCCCTGCTTAGCTAAAGTTGAGGCTCTTGTGTCCTTCAACTTTGCAAATGCACCGGACACCACTGGGGAAGCAGATGAGATTGTTGACTTCAGTTTAGCAAACAATGTATGGCTACTTGTGGCTTCTTCGGACATGCCATCTGAATGCGAGGGTGCCTCAGTTTTCTCATGTTTTGAAGCTTCAGGCAAACCATCCCTACAACTTGTGCTCTCTTCTTTTCCTAGTCCAAAGCTTTCCTTCACCTGTCAACAATTCAACCAAGGCAAAGAATACATGTTTAAGGAAAATCAAGATCCAGGCTGTATCAAAGTGATATTAATTTATCACTTACCTCTTCTTTAGCAGCAAACATTTTTTCTTTGATATTTGCAGTAACCTAAAAGTGAAAAAAGAACACCCCCCATAAGTTTACGAGAATAAAACAAAGATAGAAATGGATAGGACACATTTGTCTATATCAAAAAATCATCCTTGAGAAACATTGTGGCTGACTTACCTTTTTAGATGTCTCCTCAGCTTCACTCCAAACACCATCAACACTCTTGTAAATTGTCTCAGTCGTTTTCTTAGTTCTGCATAAGTCATATTGTGATATCTTCAAAATAGACACTCAAAAGTAGAGCTTCTTTCATCCAAAAGTATATCCTAATTTACCACTATACGTAGAAGATTCAAAATGACAATAGTGCAATACTTTTGCCAACTTATACCTTATCTTGAGATCTTCCTTTACCACACCAAGTTTCTCACCAAACTCCCTCATGGATTTCTGGAATTCAGGATTActgcaataaaaaataataagaaatGAAGCGAAAAAAGTGCTGATAGGCATAATTGTCCATCAAAAGGTGATCCGTTAGTATATAACCAATCGAGAAATACCTAAAGAAATATCAACTGTTATATGCCtgttatattttttctttttcttttttgggttTTCATGATGGTGAAGACCTTAGAAGTTAGAAAGTAACACATACCTCTTAGCCTCACCCTTTAGTTGCTTCGAGAACTCATTGAAAACACTTAGATTCCTGTTATTCAAATGTCTGTAGCCTGTAACTGCTCGCACATTGGCACTCGTTGCCTACACCATGTAACAGGAATGTGTGGCAATCAGTTAAAATGCATGAAGCAATGTAATTCGAGGAATAAAGTATGAAAATGGGGTGCATAGTAAATCAAACTCCAGAGGCATCCCATATTGGTTAGGTCACATAATGAAGAGAGAAAAAGGCACATataacttcattttgtgaagtacatcaaatcaagaaattatATCTATCAACCCAAGCATTCCATAGTAAAGGAAGGTGAAAAACAAGTTGTCGTTCGTCCTGCAACCATACAAAAAATCAGCGGAATGAACTATTTTCACAAATATAGCATGCAAATGGCTCCTTTTTTAGTTGAAACTACAAAACTGAACAAATTTTCCCCATggaagttttaaaaaatcatcTTTTATCTCCCCACAAAATTTAATCCATGTTGGTGGCTACTCCTCAACAGAAGAGAGCAAATGCTCATCACCTATTTCAGATAACTTGCTATTCCTCGGCAGAGGAGAGCAAATGCTCATCAGTTATTTCAGAAAAACTTAACCTTTACTCATTGGTGTCCCCTCCTAAACCTCTTCTGGGACACCAACGCCAACAAATAGCTAGTTGTTCGAAAAGTAATAGTCGATTAACCAAACAACTAGGAGATCAACCCGACTCACCAATCGCTGCGCGGCTTCGGACGAGGGCCGCCTGAGAGCCCGGAGCAGCGCAGAGGTCGCCATCCCTAGAGGAAGCAACGAGGAAAGGCGCGAAAGGCAGCTATATATTCCGGCGACCCGTCGAGCGGTGGTCGCGGTTGCGGCGGCGGCTCGCCGTAGCTGGCGGCGCTCGTGCGGATAAAGGGAGGCGGCGGGGGGAATAGAAGTAACCTAACTATATTGTTACACGAGAGACGGAGGTTTGAGGGAGCAGAGGAAGGGGAAGGGCCAAGTTGTAATAATGGAAATTTTTTATGCCTTCGTCAACCCGATTGTGCGAATTGTGCGAATTGCGCGAGAGCGTTCAGGGGGCTGGTTGTTATAATGAAAAGATGCATGTGCGTTTTTGGCACCGATGTGCAGATATTTTCTTGCGGAGGAAGATGTTGAATTTAACCTATTTTGACTGTTATCCGACGGTCAACGGGAAAAGACCACGGCGTAATCCGATCGgatatcttatattttttattagaattagAATTATAACTAGACATAAATAGTATTAGATGTAGATACCAATGCAGATAGGATCAATCATCACGACCAGTCCTTAGGTTTCAAGACTCGACGAAACAAAACTGAAGATCCCATTAAACATAAATATAGAAATATATAGGTACTTAAAAGCAAGGTCAATATAGGCTCTTAAGGCTCAACAAAATTCTCTGTAGGCGGTTGTTCAACAACAGTTATGATCAATTCATTAATATTACTAGAAGAACATGTATTActtctaaaaaaattggtaaTAGTAGCTCTGTGTGATTCTATTAATTCATCTAtccgttttttctttttcttttctcactATCAGACAAATACTTTTGAGTAGACATCTTATCACAGGATATTATaaataaacataaaaaaataattagaaataaGGTGCAACATCACCTAAAACTCTTGAAGATTGTAATTCAGAAGATGCCTCTATCCTCTTGTCTTCAACAATTAACTCTACTTCTCCACGCATCATGCCTCAGCACCATATGCGGTCGCACCAGTGGTTAGTGCACAACAACTAGGAACTGGGGATGTCATAGACTCATCGTCACTAGTCGCCCAAGTAGCAAAAGGGAGCAAATAGACCGTTGAAGTGAGGTTAAGTAATCGGGAACTTTATAAACTTGCAACGGCTAATTGAGAGATTTTTTTAATCATATCATTGAAAAAATAGGCAATTGAAACCGGGTAGGATGTGATTGGCAATTGAAATCCTCTTTTCCTCCATTAATGGCGCCAAATTTAGGAGGGGAATGAGAGGTATTGGCAGTCGCCTTCTCCCGAGGTGAGGGCGTGAGACCACGAGGGAAGACCAGGGGAGGGGAAGGAAACACCACGTCACTGCCCTCAGGAGCCGAGATAGGGAGAATTGGCCATTAGGGAATGGAGACCTAAGGATAGGGTTAGGATTATAGCCTGCAAGCAGAGCAGTCGAGTCAAGCAGTGTTTGTAATTGGGGCTCTGGAGTCTGGACTGGGCAATTTGCATGACGAGGGTGTGGTGCGTTCATTTATTGTCCAGGCTGGCCAATGATTGTGCTACACGTTGTGCGTTGTTGGGCTGGCCCAGTAGAATTGGGTTGGCCCCCCTGACTCCAATGGGCCCTAGGTGGTTGCACCTGTGGCCCATGCTCAGGGTTGGGCCTGTCGGTCACAAATCCAGATCGAATATGTGAGATGCAGACAATGTTGATCATGAATATTTCTTCTAATATTGAGTAAAAGCAACATCCATATACAGTGCATGTTATGATTGTTCAATCATTTCACGTGTTCATAACTTAACAGGTCTAACAAGCAAATCAATATTATACTCTCGTGGAAAGAGTTATGTTAGCGAAATTGGAGAAGTTACGAGTGCTCAATATGCTAGCTAAAacttatattaattatttggatatattaaccgtttcaaatgaaaaaaatatcaactacaagtttgtagatcttgttgagagctataattttcatatgaaaATCGTCTCCATccgattttgtatgaaaaaattataagctCTATAAGATAAGCTCATATAGTATTCGaatatatctatttttattctcgAATATCTGATATCCGACGGATAATTAGCACCTTACGTCCGAATCCAATATCGGATACAAATATCCAGCTTCAACTTcaatattcaattttttttccaaatatctaattttttgcTCCGCAATACTATCCGAACACTTCTGGACGGTCAGACGGAAAAATATCCAACCGTTTTCACCCTATTCAGACTTTAGCAGGTGTTCTAAATTTATGCAATTTTTGATCAAGTTTATTTATTCATAGAAGATTCATCCATCGAGGATGGCAGATCGGTTCAGAGTTGGTAACTTCCTAAACGATTATGCGTCCTGCAAATTCTTTCTTTAGCGTCAGTGGTTGTCTCTTTCTGTTGGATAGTGGCTGACTTGGTTAGAACATTGTTGTGTCAATTTGTAAGGGTTAAGTGATGTCAGTGCTTACATGTAAATGGTGTCGCGTTCTTCAGCTgcaaattttttatatttcagaTGAATGCATCAGATTCGTTTAGGAAGAAAATAAATGCACCGGCAACTTTACTGAATTACTGTGATATTTAAATTAAGATGCTACTCCCACCGATAAAAAATgcatgacatttttatttttcattgtttTCGACGTACAACTTGaacaattatttttttattaaaatatagttataatatctaataaaaatataatattataaaaatattttttaagataagattTTTATgctttcaaattaaatattatgGAAGCTgttgatggtcaaagttttaaaattttgatagtatcttaatcaaaataaaaagtaTTTATGATCAAGGGAGTACACCGAGAAAAAAACCCAAATATTTAGCATTAATCTCAGGACTCCAAAATTTATAGTGGTCACATGACCACTAATGCTGACCATGCATACGTCTGAGATGTTTGTGTCCACTGTCCAGTGTCCTACACATGGCAAAGCACAAGAACAACCGAACATCAGCTGCAGCTGTTGCACTTGCAACTTGAAAGCAACACGACAAAAATTCAAGTAGA
This region includes:
- the LOC133892770 gene encoding mitochondrial import inner membrane translocase subunit TIM44-2-like is translated as MATSALLRALRRPSSEAAQRLATSANVRAVTGYRHLNNRNLSVFNEFSKQLKGEAKSNPEFQKSMREFGEKLGVVKEDLKIRTKKTTETIYKSVDGVWSEAEETSKKVTANIKEKMFAAKEEVKESFGLGKEESTSCRDGLPEASKHEKTEAPSHSDGMSEEATSSHTLFAKLKSTISSASPVVSGAFAKLKDTRASTLAKQGYEIVKDELSSSSSRKKKYQARHASAAVEKSTRTDIVIIPTKKSVLGEKWEAFKNQMQGHPVYKRLNEYTKPVVTRGQEVAEDVRERWETSDNPVVQKIQDLNESFLEETAAAVTFREIRQRDPSFSLSDFVADVQDMIRPVLTAYSKGDVETLKKYCTKEVIERCKGERQAYASQGIFFDHKILHISEADVLETKMFGSAPVIILRFQTQQIYCVRDREGQVTEGGQDTIQTVFYSWAMQLLESDEVPEAESYYPVWRLREMQQAGVRALI